A region of Ornithorhynchus anatinus isolate Pmale09 chromosome 5, mOrnAna1.pri.v4, whole genome shotgun sequence DNA encodes the following proteins:
- the LOC103165267 gene encoding uncharacterized protein LOC103165267: protein MFLSGSMLWLLAYVSGASISQEAVPSQGELPFHWNSWQPWVCMCQLHKQARIRHFVITVQNMSLNLQAEEFRQEKPCSRRDCVMCSLEECPSSLSRSAVLPSLDLTLTQAPTSFLQSQDNDVASDSYDNLPEVDDRGED, encoded by the exons ATGTTTCTCAGTGGTTCCATGCTGTGGCTGCTGGCCTATGTATCCGGTGCCAGCATTTCCCAGGAAGCCGTGCCAAGCCAAG GGGAGCTGCCCTTTCACTGGAACAGCTGGCAGCCCTGGGTGTGCATGTGCCAGCTGCACAAACAAGCCCGCATCCGTCATTTTGTCATCACGGTCCAGAATATGTCCCTGAACCTGCAGGCCGAGGAGTTCCGGCAGGAGAAGCCGTGCTCCAGGCGGGACTGTGTCATGTGCTCCCTGGAGGAGTGTCCCAGCAGCCTCTCCCGCTCAGCTGTTCTCCCTTCACTTGACCTCACCCTAACCCaagcccccacctccttcctccagtcACAAGACAACGACGTCGCCTCAGACTCCTATGACAATCTGCCCGAGGTGGATGATCGGGGTGAGgactga